In Bacillus alveayuensis, the DNA window AAAGCGTGACAAAGGAAACCTGGAGCCGAACCCATTGGTGGCACGATAGTTTCCCTTAAAGGTACGGTTTAGTCGCTCGATAATTTGTTTTAAAGGTCGATATTCCGTGGATACGGGATCTTCATGGTAAGTCCAATGCCTTGTTTGACGTCAAATAAAATATCATGCTGAGCGAAGAAGTGTTGAGCGAGGAGATAGATTGGATTTCCGTCCACCACAAACGTGAGGTTTTCTAGAATCTCTTTCAACTTCCGTAACACTTCATCCATCGCTCGAATGGCAGCTTCCGTATCTCGATTCTCAAACACAGGGTAAGACAAAATAATCTTTTTGACGGCATCAAAGAAGAAAAATAAGTAATGCCATTTTCCGTTTACACGTATATAAGTCTCATCTCCACAGAATTGGTCTGAAAGCTCATAAGGATAGTGATCCACAAACGGTTTAAGAACTGACGCTATGGGCATAGTTCAATATGGTTTGGCGAGAAATAAGCACACCGTGAATATCCTGCATGATGGAGGCTGTCTTGCGCGCCGATAAGCTTATTACTGGGATTGTGTGTGAACCACAGAAAATGGTGAAGAGACAGAATTTTCTCTCATAGCACTAAATGGAGAGGTATTTTGGGTAGTTGCTGCTAACCAAGTTATAGCTGCCATTTCACAATTCTGACTTGTTAGCAACTCATTAATTGTCTCTTGTTGATATTTTGGTAACGTTTTTATCCAATCTTTCTCATTATCACCGATAATAGCTTTAATTTCATTCCATTCCATTTTAAATCATCCTTTGTAAATATTCTGCTGAAACCACATGGGTTGTTTGATGAAGTGTCTAAGGGTCTACATCCCCTAAACTAATTCCCGCATGTATTGTTAGTACATATGCCCCTATTAGTATCACTACTATACTTCTATCTTTTAAACTTATTACTGGACTTCCAGATTGACCCGGCCTACAGTGTTTAATTCTATAGAGCAATCCATAATAACCATTCGTTTAGCTGAATTATCAACTACAGCAGATAAATTATCTTCTAGATTTATTGTCCACTCAAAAAAAGCAATATTTTTCATGAGATTCTCCTTTTCTATTTGTCAATAATATTTCCATACCTGTCTAGAGAAGCTTTTCTACTTGGATTTCCTATTTTCCAAGCTTTTTTTGTTACCATTGTAGCCTAAATGACCAATATGGGGGCCCACCAACAAAACGCAGAAAACATACGCTAAGCAAATTCCGACATGATACAAGCCGATTTTTTAAACGCTAAGGAATTTAATCGATAAAAAACTTCTTGCATTAATGTAAGAAGCCTCCATTTTTTGTGCGCTTGGAAAAATAAGTAAAGTAAAGTTGTCTAATTCCAATCTTTTTTTGTTATTATAAGATATTCTCTGTCCTCTATATTTAATTGCAAAGGTGAAATTAAATCCTTTAATTTTAACTCTGTATATTTTAATACAGGATCATTTTCTTCCCCGTACCATGTGGTATAAAGTTCAATATAAAAGGAGTGCTTAATTGCTTCTGTGATATAGTCAAAGAGTAATTTTAAGCATTTTATATCGGTATCAGAACTATTTTTAAATTGCCCTCCTTCAGGAGTGATGGTAACACAATAAGGGTTTTTGAGATGAACAGGCCTTTCAGCTTTTTTTATTTTTTTACAATAATAGCTGTAAAATCCAAATCCGACCCAAAAAAATTAATGTTTTTCGTTACTTGTTTTTCTCTTTTCTACCGAATGTACCAATAGGTAAAGGGTATTTCGATGAAAGAAAATACCGTTGAGTCATAAGTTCATTCCTTTCGAAATTGGGAGTATATACCATTTATATCTAAAAAATCAATTTGTATACTGTTAAAATCAAAAACGCAACTAATTAAAGTTGCGTTTTTAATTTAATTAATTAATGTACCCTCCACGAACTAATGCTCTAAGGAAATATTCATATTCCTCATTTCCAAGAACGCAGTCCTCTTCATTAATACCTTTAAAAATGATGAATTCATTGAGTATTTGATTGGAACTACCTTGAATGGTAAAGTTACTTATAAATTTTTGATCATCCGATTCAATTATGATGTTAATAGCAGTTTCATCTTTTATGATTTGATTTTTTTCTTCTTGGCTAAGCTTTTGGTCATTTAATATTTGCTTTTTAATATAGTCTCTTTCTTCCTTTTCCTCCTGAGACAATATATTGTTCAACACTTCCTCATCGTCAATCGTATAACAATACACAATGTTTTGACGATTTACAAAGGGATCCGAGTTTAAGTCTTGAAAATCCTCTTGATCTCTTTTTTTAGCTTGATATTTCTTTTCTAATATATTGCTTACTTCATCTATGGAATACTTATACGGCAATCCCGATTCTATAAACCTTTGATGGATTTCCTTAAAATTCATATAAACTGTCACTCCCTCTATAAACTTTAATTTTCTTCAGAATTCTCACGTTTTCTTTAAATTTCACTAACTTCCAATAGCTTCTCCACCTCATGTTAGTGGATATTAATTGAATATATTCAATATATTTACATGGTAGAGTCCGTCCTATCGAACGGATTTACAATATCTGTAATATCCTGCATGACCGTGCTAGAAGTCTCCACACTTCTCATGGTCGCTCACCCTCCCAGTATCACTGGATGATAAGTTTCCATACATTCCTTCGTCCTGCGTATCCATGAGGTGGAGGTTGGATATGCTCCTTTACAGGGTCAGGCCCGAATGGTGAAAATATACTCCAACTCTGCACGATTGGTGTTTGTCAGAATCATAAGTCGTTAGATAAAGGTTTTTAAGCAACCTGTAATGCGTTTAATTGAGGTAATCTTTTTAATAGCTTGGATCCATCAAACTCACACTGTTTCTTTCCTATGGCAAATAACACGCATAATAGTTTACAACACAAGGCAATCAGTGACTGTTGTTTCTTTAATGGCCTGTCTGGCCGGTTGGTATAGTAATGATGCAAGGCTTTAAACACAGGATTATGGGCAACGAGTGGGCGAATGGCTAGGTATAATGCTTTTCGTAAGCGACGGCGACCTCTTTTCGTTATTTTCGTCTGCCCTTTATACTTGCCCGAACTGTGTTCTTTTAACGAAAGCCCTGCCAGGTTGACTAGTTGTTGGGGATGATTGTACTTGGTCAAATCCCCTACTTCCGCAAAAAACAAAGCGATGGTGGTATGACCGAGTCCCGGGATACTCGTCATTTGCTTCGCACCTGGTATGCTTTCAACCATGCCTTCTAGTTCCTCGTCTAATTGGGCTAACTGTGTCTTGTAAAGTTGATTTTGATCCAATAGACAATCCAATTCTCTTTTGGCGAACTGGATTCCGACCTCAATCCCAACGCTCTTGTTCGCTACCTCTACGAGTCTGGTTGCACGTTTTATCCCAACCCCACGCTGTACATGCGGTTTCCATTTTTGTAGTACTTCTTCTGGTGTCAACTTTTGAATATCAGAAGGAAATGGAAACATACGCAAGGTATGAAAGGCGGCTTTCCCTTTCCAATCTCCTAACACATCGAAAAACTCTGGAAAATAACGTTGAATGACGTTTTCAATCCGCCCTGCAATCATCATGAGTTGTTTGATGAGCTGATCTCGTAATTTGACGCCTTCTCTTAGTTCAGCGTATACGCCCTCTATTAGGTTCGGTACAGAGTATCGCACATCTTTGATTAACTGTGCAATGACACGAGCGTCTTTTGTATCGTTTTTTGTAGGTGAATTATCATCCAGTTCTTTGCTTTTTTTGACGTGCATAGGATTCACTAGCACTACATCATATCCTTTTGCCTTAAGAAAATAGGCAAGATTTAGCCAATAATGACCGGTAGGCTCCATTCCAAACATCACGTGATCCTTATGATTGTCTTTTTG includes these proteins:
- a CDS encoding transposase-like protein (product_source=COG3316; cath_funfam=3.30.420.10; cog=COG3316; pfam=PF13610; superfamily=53098); translation: MPIASVLKPFVDHYPYELSDQFCGDETYIRVNGKWHYLFFFFDAVKKIILSYPVFENRDTEAAIRAMDEVLRKLKEILENLTFVVDGNPIYLLAQHFFAQHDILFDVKQGIGLTMKIPYPRNIDL
- a CDS encoding hypothetical protein (product_source=Hypo-rule applied), encoding MEWNEIKAIIGDNEKDWIKTLPKYQQETINELLTSQNCEMAAITWLAATTQNTSPFSAMRENSVSSPFSVVHTQSQ
- a CDS encoding hypothetical protein (product_source=Hypo-rule applied) → MKNIAFFEWTINLEDNLSAVVDNSAKRMVIMDCSIELNTVGRVNLEVQ
- a CDS encoding hypothetical protein (product_source=Hypo-rule applied; cath_funfam=2.60.300.12; superfamily=48013); this translates as MNFKEIHQRFIESGLPYKYSIDEVSNILEKKYQAKKRDQEDFQDLNSDPFVNRQNIVYCYTIDDEEVLNNILSQEEKEERDYIKKQILNDQKLSQEEKNQIIKDETAINIIIESDDQKFISNFTIQGSSNQILNEFIIFKGINEEDCVLGNEEYEYFLRALVRGGYIN
- a CDS encoding transposase (product_source=COG3547; cog=COG3547; pfam=PF01548,PF02371; superfamily=53474), whose protein sequence is PSTLIVGIDVAKEKHVARFQDDRGLEFGKRLIFENRIHGFQTLLDCVNRHQKDNHKDHVMFGMEPTGHYWLNLAYFLKAKGYDVVLVNPMHVKKSKELDDNSPTKNDTKDARVIAQLIKDVRYSVPNLIEGVYAELREGVKLRDQLIKQLMMIAGRIENVIQRYFPEFFDVLGDWKGKAAFHTLRMFPFPSDIQKLTPEEVLQKWKPHVQRGVGIKRATRLVEVANKSVGIEVGIQFAKRELDCLLDQNQLYKTQLAQLDEELEGMVESIPGAKQMTSIPGLGHTTIALFFAEVGDLTKYNHPQQLVNLAGLSLKEHSSGKYKGQTKITKRGRRRLRKALYLAIRPLVAHNPVFKALHHYYTNRPDRPLKKQQSLIALCCKLLCVLFAIGKKQCEFDGSKLLKRLPQLNALQVA